A genomic window from Nicotiana sylvestris chromosome 11, ASM39365v2, whole genome shotgun sequence includes:
- the LOC104229194 gene encoding uncharacterized protein: MMRKSGYGLQLRVPPSQQKKKLGGPTRPPLSTAALGFGDDDDDVEKEISRHASKNKALKDIEEQHKKALEEDPSVFDYDGVYDDMKMKTVQPRAQDREERRPKYIQMLMEKAKVREREHEIIYERKIAKERSKDDHLFADKDKFVTAAYKRKLQEQAKWLEEERLRELREERDDVTKKADISDFYFNLQKNVAFGGEGKSKKAENHHQQEAVRTEEKPSSSTNAHSDMSREIKRQDHEASTSPPRKERTDQMDMKPHSDGLSEEGAVKPASDNGLTAVAESVVSDQPDHHKRNQDAVTAAKERYLARKRAKQQ, translated from the exons ATGATGAGAAAGTCGGGATATGGTTTACAACTAAGAGTTCCACCATCACAGCAGAAGAAGAAACTTGGGGGACCCACAAGGCCTCCGCTTTCTACAGCAGCACTTGGTTTCGGAGATGATGATGATGACGTGGAAAAAGAAATTTCTCGCCATGCCTCCAAGAATAAGGCTCTCAAAGAT ATTGAAGAACAGCATAAGAAGGCATTAGAAGAGGACCCTTCAGTGTTTGATTATGATGGTGTATATGATGATATGAAAATGAAGACTGTCCAACCTCGAGCTCAGGATCGCGAGGAGAGGAGG CCAAAATATATCCAGATGCTAATGGAGAAGGCAAAAGTAAGAGAAAGGGAGCATGAGATCATTTATGAGAGGAAAATTGCAAAAGAGAGGAGTAAAGATGATCATCTCTTTGCAGACAAGGACAAGTTTGTAACTGCTGCTTACAAGAGGAAACTCCAAGAGCAGGCTAAGTGGTTGGAGGAAGAGCGTCTTCGTGAACTGCGAGAAGAGAGAGATGAT GTTACAAAGAAAGCTGACATCAGTGACTTTTACTTCAACCTTCAAAAAAATGTTGCCTTTGGAGGAGAGGGCAAGTCCAAGAAGGCTGAGAATCATCATCAACAGGAAGCAGTTCGGACAGAAGAAAAGCCTTCATCATCAACAAATGCACATTCAGACATGTCTAGGGAGATAAAGAGGCAAGATCATGAAGCCTCTACTTCTCCTCCTCGTAAAGAAAGGACTGATCAGATGGATATGAAGCCTCATTCAGATGGTTTGTCTGAGGAGGGGGCTGTAAAACCAGCTTCTGACAATGGACTAACTGCTGTCGCTGAATCTGTTGTGAGTGATCAACCAGACCATCATAAAAGAAATCAGGATGCTGTCACCGCAGCTAAGGAACGCTATTTGGCAAGGAAGAGGGCCAAGCAGCAATAG
- the LOC104229193 gene encoding probable aspartyl protease At4g16563, with product MASAFFPLLLFLSILSLLFPFISSSNSPTTIPLSLFNTNPNQDFYQKLTHLASVSLARAHHIKNSQDSSVSKIPLYPHSYGGYSITLGFGTPPQKMSFIMDTGSSFVWFPCTKKYQCSKCPVSSQNIPTFVPKLSTSAKVVGCLNPKCSWIHPKTNPKSRCQDCQSPNTSNCKQVCPPYIILYGAGSTGGLGIVETLNLPNKKIPNFLVGCSLFSSQQPAGIAGFGRGISSLPNQLGAKKLSYCLVSHRFDDTSKSSMLVLDSSNEKSANLSYTPLLKNPVVARRNALLEYYYVGLRKITVGGQKVKIPYHYLTPNSKGDGGTIVDSGTTFTFLNHGIFEPVMSAFVNQVKGFSRTEKIEKLTGLRPCFNVSGHKTVSLPELKFHFKGGAEMALPLANYFSIVGEKDVICLTMVTDRDSGSELSTGPSIILGNFQMQNLFVEFDLKNEKFGFRQQVCK from the coding sequence ATGGCTTCTGCTTTTTTTCCTCTCCTCCTTTTTCTCTCTATCCTTTCTCTCCTCTTTCCCTTCATTTCTTCATCAAACTCCCCCACAACAATCCCTCTCTCACTTTTCAACACCAACCCAAATCaagatttttaccaaaagctcaCTCATTTAGCTTCTGTTTCCTTAGCTAGAGCACATCATATAAAGAATTCTCAAGATTCTTCTGTTTCCAAAATCCCTTTATACCCTCATAGCTATGGAGGTTACTCAATTACTCTTGGATTTGGTACTCCTCCTCAAAAAATGTCTTTTATTATGGACACTGGCAGTAGCTTTGTTTGGTTCCCATGTACTAAAAAATACCAATGTTCCAAATGTCCTGTTTCTTCACAAAATATTCCTACATTTGTTCCCAAGTTGTCAACTTCAGCTAAGGTTGTTGGATGTTTGAATCCAAAATGTAGCTGGATTCACCCCAAAACCAATCCAAAATCTCGTTGCCAAGATTGTCAATCACCCAACACATCAAATTGCAAACAGGTTTGTCCACCTTATATAATTCTATATGGTGCAGGTTCCACAGGTGGACTTGGCATAGTTGAAACATTAAACTTACCTAACAAGAAAATACCAAATTTTCTTGTTGGTTGTTCTTTATTTTCCTCTCAACAACCGGCTGGAATCGCGGGTTTTGGTAGGGGAATTTCATCATTGCCAAATCAATTAGGTGCCAAGAAATTGTCATATTGTCTTGTGTCTCATAGATTTGATGACACTAGCAAAAGTAGCATGCTTGTTTTGGATAGTTCTAATGAAAAGTCTGCAAATTTAAGTTACACCCCTTTGCTGAAAAATCCAGTGGTTGCTAGAAGAAATGCATTATTAGAGTATTATTATGTTGGCTTAAGAAAAATCACAGTTGGTGGGCAGAAAGTGAAAATACCATATCATTATTTGACACCAAATTCCAAAGGGGATGGTGGGACTATAGTGGATTCAGGGACAACTTTCACATTCTTGAATCATGGAATTTTTGAACCTGTGATGAGTGCATTTGTGAACCAAGTAAAGGGGTTTTCAAGAactgagaaaattgaaaaattgacAGGTTTAAGGCCATGTTTTAATGTTTCAGGGCATAAAACAGTGTCATTGCCAGAGCTGAAGTTTCATTTCAAAGGTGGTGCAGAAATGGCATTGCCATTGGCAAATTACTTCTCTATTGTTGGTGAGAAAGATGTGATTTGTTTGACTATGGTGACTGATAGAGATTCCGGGTCCGAATTATCGACCGGGCCGTCGATAATTCTTGGGAATTTTCAGATGCAGAATTTGTTTGTTGAGTTTGATCTCAAGAATGAGAAGTTTGGGTTCAGACAGCAAGTTTGCAAATGA